AGCGTTTGGATGTGCTGCTTTTGCTTCTGCTGTATTCTTATAAAGTGGTACCATGATCTCATCTGGACCCCAGAAGAACTTCTGGAATTTTGCATCTGCAGTAGGAGCTACAATCGCAGCTACTGAAGGTGTTTTTCTCTTGATAGTGTAATCATAATCGAGCATTCTTTGGATCGCGCTAGCGTTGTTGTTCCAGAAAATTGCTTGTGTATCTTTTGTAAATAGTTGTGCCATCTTCTCTCCTTATGCCTCTACTGCCATTCTAACGATGTCAGTTACGTGTGTTTCCGGTCCGTATACATCGATCCATAGACCAAGTCTGTCTGCAGCCTCTTTGATATCTTTAAGACCTTTTTCGTAGTTTGGTCCACCACGTCTTACATAGATCTTCACACCAACTTCTTTCATCTTATCTGCATACTCTTCAAATGCCTGGATGATACCTGTGAATGTTGCAGCAACATCTGTAAAGTTTGCGATCGCACCACCGATGATAAGAATTTTATCTCTTCCTTGAGCATCTTTTTGTCTTGTCATAAGGTCAAGAAGTGTTTCAGCATAGAACTTTGTCTCACCAGTTGTCGGACCACCTGAATACTCACCATAGTTCGCAAGATCATCGATACCTGCAAGGTCAGCAATCGTATCAGCGTATACAACTGAAGCACCACCACCAGCAACCATTGTCCAGATTCTTGCATCTGGTTTAAGAAGTGTCAACTTAAGTGAAGCACCTGTCTTAGAGTCAGCTTCTTCAATAGCGAGAACTTCTGGAGACTTCTCTTCCATACCAAATGCTGTCGGGTATTCAACATCACCCCATTCTTCAGCCATCATAAATCCAGCTGTATCGTCAAGTTTTGCAACCATGTCAAGAAGTTCGATCTTGTTACCTTGCATTACGAATGGGTTGATCTCAAGGTATGCAAAGTTAAGCTCTCTGTATGCTCTGAAGAAACCGATCGCAAATTCAGCGAAGTTTGCTTTGTCTTTCTCAGCTACATCAGCAGGAACATTCGCTCTGATCTTCTCAGCGATCACTTCTTCGCTCTCAGTGATCTTGAAAGATACTTCAGTTACTTTCTCTTCCCAACCTTCTTCTACTTCCATTCCACCTTCAGCAGACATATAAAGTACATCTTCATCACCAACACATGTCGCAGAGATATAGTACTCTTCTGCTTGCTCATGCGGAGTGAACGGCTCAACTACAAAGTGAGTCAGGTAATCTACAGATGGAGTACCTGCAGGTGTGTCACCGTCAAATGCGAAATATACTTCTTGTTTGTCTTTTGCTTTCTCATCAATCCATGCAGCAGCTTTCTCAAGTGTTACATCACCAGGTTTTTGGTCTCTAAATAGTACAAGACCGTTCTTACCTCTTTTACCAAAGAGCATATCCGGTTTTGCAACCAATGTCTTTTCGTTAAGCCATGCCTTCTCTTTTGCAGCTTCTTTTAACTCTGATCCATTCTGAACCATTACTGTTTCGTAAGCATAAGTGAAATTTGGGAAATATTTATCCCAGTGCTTAGCCAAAATCGACTTTGCGTCGTATTCTCTAATCGCTTTTTGAGCCATACGAGTTCTCCTTTAATTAAGTTCACAATAGTCTAGCATGAGATAGTTTTAACTTTCGTTTAGCTAATCATATCCATAAGGATAAAAAAAATAATGTGTATATTGGAAACAGTTTTTTAACCGTTGTTTTTACTTTTTGTTACATAGTGGCATATTATAGTATTGAAACTGATACAATTCGCTTCGTCGCGGCGGGTCATAACACGTAACCCCTTTTGCTTTGAGTTCCTGTACCTTGTCATAAGGGGCATAAATACGTTTTGCAAAATGGTTATCACTCATTCCTGTCTGATAATAACTTATCTTGTGTGTTATGATCACCAAAGCATTCAATATTAATGTGAATATGACAAAATAGGCTCCTGTTTTATAGGGTTTTTGAAACTGAGGCAATCGTACACGCATACTGTGAGTAAATACAGAAACCATCAAAGGAACAGCAATCATCATGTAAGGAGCAAAGTCGGTAATATTGATCTTCTGTCTTATTGATAATAGCAATGAAAATGCCAGTGCCGTAAAAGAAATATACCAAAGTAACGTTTTTTTACCTCTGAGAAGAATGCGATAAAGGGCATAGAAAAAATAGAGAAATACAAAAGGTGAAAATAGTGTTGCATAAAGTCCGAATATCTCCACGAAATGTCCTGAAGGCCTACCTCCTATCCCTATACCTTTTGCCAAATAGATGAATGCCAACAAGAATGCCGATGAGACGATCGCCAGGCGTTTGTCCTTATGAACCACTGCATACAATAGTACTGCCATAAAGAAAATAATGGATGCTTCATGGATAAAGAAGAGTATCAACATCAATAACGGAAGTATCCAGAAGTACCCTTTTTCATACATCAATACGAATAATAAAACTACTGGTAAAACAATAATAGCGATATTTGCCAACATGGTCCCTGTCAGGATACCCGGCAAGAGCATAAAAACAAAAGTAGCTAAGTAGGTATCTTCAGGTCTTGTCAATGCTTTTTTACTCAATTGGTAAAAAAGCACAATACTGAGAAAACCTGCAAAGATAAAAAAAAGCCTTAAGCCTAAAAAACTGTCACATATCCCCTGCCCTGCTTTCATTAAGAGTGCAACAACAGAGTCATTGGTAAACAGACTCTTCGCTTCGTGAGGACTGATAGGTGTGGTAGCTGCGAGATAAAACACCGCTACTGCATAAAAAAATGCAATAGCCCAAAAATAGTGTTTTTTCATTTGATATTTAGAGTTTTAAGAAGTTATCCAACATGGTATGTCCGTGTTCACTCATAATAGATTCAGGGTGAAACTGAACGCCATAAATCGGCTTATCTTTAATCTGTAAAGACATGATCTCATTATCATCGATACTGTGAGAAGTAGCGATAATATGATCAGGCAGATTCTCTTTGTTTACTGTCAGAGAATGGTAACGTGTAGCTCTGAACTCTTCAGGCAATGTTTTAAAAATAGGTGTTTGTGCATCGATATGTACCTGCGATGTCTTACCATGCATCATATGCTTCGAACGAATCACTTCACCGCCATATGCCTGTGCAATACTTTGATGTCCCAGACAGATACCAAAGATCGGTGTCGTATCTCCAAACTCTTTGATCACATCAAGTGTTACTCCAGCATCATCCGGAGTCGAAGGGCCGGGAGAGAGGATGATCTTATCAGGATGGAGTGCCTTAATCTCCTCAATTGTGAGTTCATCATTACGAATTACCTTCAGATCAGCACCCAACTCTCTACAGTACTGTACTATATTGTAGGTAAAGCTATCGTAGTTGTCTATCATTAATACCATTTTCTATCCTATTGTTTCAGGTCTACTGTCCAGAAGAAATCTATCCACTTTGTAGCTTCTTTGACACACCAATCTGGTGCTATTTTAGCACTTTTTTTATAAAAGAGCGAGGCAGTCATGAACGTAACTTCGGGATACTTTTCACTTAATACATTCAATACTTCTATCAGTGTATCACCGCTGTCTACTATATCATCCAGGATTAACACACTTTTTGCAGACTTAAGCTCAGGGATATTGAATACCTCAACACTCTCATTTTTTTGCGTATCTTCATAACCGATAGTATTGACACTGTAAACTTCACGCATATCAAAATATTCACCAAGCAGATGTGCCATTGTCATACCACCCCTTGCAATACAGAGTATTGCATCAAAGGGCTTATCGATTTTATTTGCTAAAATCTTCAGGTCTTCCCTGAACTCTTCATATGGGTAATAAACTCTATTCATAGACTTTTAACTCTTTATATAGACTATCACGCTCTACAGGTGTGAAACCTGTATTTTTGATCATTGAGATAAACTCTTCCAGTTGCATCCCTTTGGCACTTTTTGCTCCAGCTGCTGACTGAATAGATTCTTTTTCTATCGTTCCATCCAGATCATCAGCTCCAAACTCCTGGGCAATGAGCGCCAGATTGATGGAAGCAGTTACCCAGTATGCTTTAATGTGCGGGATATTATCCAGCATGATACGACTGATCGCATAGGTTTTCAGGATCTCCTGACCAGTAGGGAAGTTACAACCCTTCAGATAGTTGTTCTCTCTTTGGTATACCAATGGGATAAATGCATTGAACCCTCCTGTCTTGTCTTGAAGGTCACGAAGACGGATCATATGATCAATTCGGTGTGCTCTAGTCTCTACATGCCCGAAAAGCATGGTTGCATTACTTTCTCTACCTCTTTCGTGCCATTTTTGATGGATCTGCAACCATTGATCTGAAGTAACTTTACCTTTACAAAGATACTCACGAACCTCCTCGTCAAATATCTCAGCACCTCCGCCGGGCATAGAGTCTACACCGCTTTCTATCATCAAATCCAAAACCTCATCATAACTGAGTCCATATTCTCTATGTAAAAAATCGACCTCCGCAGCGGTCATCGCTTTGACATGAAGCTGAGGATGAGCCTCTTTTATCTTTTTAAAGGAACCCATATACCATTCCAACCCTGCATCCGGATTGTGTGCAGAGACGATATGTATTTCCTTAGCACCGTTCTTAACCGCATTGGTAGCGATTTCAAGCATCTCTTCATGGCTCATCGTATAAGGGTTCGGATTTTTACGGGTAGCAGAATATGCACAAAATTTACAGACATCTGCACAAACGTTGGTAGGATTCAGATGACGGTTAATATTGAAATAACTTTTCGTACCGTATTTTTCCTTCCTTATTGCATCTGCCAGATCACCGAGTGTATACAAATCAAGATCATAAAGGGCTTCCCCCTCTTCCTGACTTAATCGTTCTCTTCTTTTTACTTTTTCTATCAATGCTTCTTTTTGCAATTCCGTCATAAGACTATCCATATATTTCTCACACCCTTTATCGCTTAATAATTCATCATCTTTTATTTGTGGCGTGGTAACAGTTTTTGGTATTATACCACTAAAAGATTAGGGAGTTAACAGTGGATAGTCTCAAAGCCGATGTAGAAGAGCTTCTTTACAATAATGCCGAAGACTTCAAGATCGCAAAAGTACTCAAAGCCGACATCAAATACTATATGGAAAACCTCGAAGAGACCTTTCGTACCTCGGGTGGTAAAGACTTTTTAGTACAGCATACACGTAAGATAGACTGTATTCTTCAACTTGTATACAAAGTTGCTCTTAGGGCAATGTTCGGCAACTATGCACCGCTTAAAAACTCCTTACCTGTTGCAATGATCGCACTAGGAAGTTATGGACGTGAACAGCTTTGTGTCCGTTCAGATATCGATCTTATGATCGTATACAAAGATATCCCCGGGTACAACACTCAAGCATTTATCCAGAAAATCCTCTATATTCTCTGGGATACAGGACTGAAACTGGGTCACCGTGTACATACAACCGATGAACTCTTTGAAGTCTCGAAAACAGATATTACGATCAAAACCGCACTCATCGAATCACGTTTTATCGAAGGTTCAAATTTTATCTGGACTGCTACACAAAATGCGCTTCAAAAAATACGCCACGATAATATTGAGGGATTTATCAAAGAAAAACTACAAGAGCAAAAAGAGAAACACACAAAATATCCTCTAACTATGGAACCTAATCTCAAGGAAGGAGTAGGAGGATTCCGCGATGCGAACCTGGTCTTTTGGATAGGGAAGATCCTCTATAATGTGAATAACATCAAAAACCTTCCTGAAGAGATCATCACAGAAAATGACTACAGAGCCTTCCGTATCGCACTGGAATTTCTCTTCCGTGTCCGTTCTGCACTTCACCTAGTGTCACACAAGAAAGAGGATCAACTCAGACTTGACCTCATTCCGCATGTGGCATCACTGCTTGGATATGATCACTCACCCGAGGAGCTTATGCGTTTTTCAAGGAAAGTAACAGAGAGTCTCAAGATCCTGCGACTTTACAGTACGATCTGGCTTGAACTACTGACAAGAGAATTTCATATATCTGATACAGTTAAAAACTATCTCTATCCAGAAAATCTCGACGAAGATATCTATTCACTTGTAGAACTGCTTGTTGAACATGCCGATCAAACATTTACAGCGCATCCTACACTGCTTCAGGCTCTGGTCAATGCCAAAAAACCCGAACGTATGAATAAAAAACTCTATCAGAGCCTGGCTAGACTTTTTTATCAACCACATGTCTATCCTGTACTCAAAACATTTGCATATGCCAGACAGCTCAGGTATCTGATCCCTCCGATCAAACGTGTGGTTGATCTGCCTCAGTTTGACGGATATCACACCTATGCTGTAGATATCCACTCACTGCAGTCGGTCAAACACCTGGAAAGTATCAAAGAACCTTTCATTCAATCACTCTTTGAAGTACTCAGTGAAGATGAAAGAGCCATGCTTAAACTGGTAACGCTGCTTCACGATGCAGGTAAAGGGCGTAAAAGGGATCATCATAATGTCGGTGCTTCACTCTTTAGGGTATTTGCTTCCAAACTGGGAATGAAAAACGAACTCATAGAAATGGGAGAGACCCTGATCTTATATCATACACTGATGTCCAAAGTGGCACAGAGAGAAGATCTACACAATCAAAAAGTAATTCTGAAGTTCGCTTCACATTTCAAAACAAAAAAGATGCTTGACCTGATCTATATCCTTACCTATGCGGATATGAGTGCAGTGGGTGAAGATGTCTACAGTTCTTTTGCATCCAAACTGATCCATACACTCTACCTGCAGGCCCTTGATACACTTGATCAGGAAAAACTGCTTGATGAAACGGCTAAACGTGTCAAAAAAGAGCAGTCGCTCAAACGTAGTCCATACTTCCTCAAGCTTACAAAGGCCCAGCAAAATAAAATACTGCTTATCCCATCAAACCTGCTCTTTTTACGCTACACACCTAAAAAGATCGTTGAGATCAGTAAGCAGGCATTTGATTTGCCAGATTATACGTTTACACTCCACAACCAGGAACATCTTAGCATAGAGATCATTCGTAAAACTCCGATCAATTTAGGCTACCTTCTAGCCAAACTTTCCAATCTGGAAATCCGTATCATGGATATCTACAAGCTCTTTGATGACACAAAATATTTCAAAATCGATTTTGAAGAGAAAGTAGATCAAGAAGACCTGCAGGCTATTGAGCAGATCATCCATGAATCTTTCATTAGAAAGGGAAGTGTACTTACCAAAGTACCTGTGATCTATCCTGAAGAGATAGAGATAGACTGTGAACACTCTCAAAACTATGGTGCACTCTATCTAAACTGTCAGAATCAAAAAGGTCTGCTCGCCTATGTAACAGAGACCTTTGAAGCGTTAGGCATTGATATCCTTACGGCGAAGATTTATACGATAAAAAATCGTGCCAAGGATATGTTTCTCATCGAAAAGAATGGAAACTTCTGTCATAATACCGAAACAATAATGAAGAAACTAACAGGGGATTGATCTTATGTGCGGAATTGTCGGATACCTAGGTACGAAAGAGAAGAAGGAGATACTATTAGATGGACTTCAGGAGCTCGAGTACCGAGGTTACGATTCAGCGGGTATCGCTGTCATTGAAGGTAAAAAACTTGACAGCTTTAAAGCCATAGGAAAACTTGAAAACCTTAGAGAGAAAACCAAGTCGTTTCACTCTGAAGGGTTTGGTATCTCTATCGGACATACTCGCTGGGCCACACATGGTAAACCTACTGAACTCAATGCACACCCGCATTTAGGTAGATACAGCTATGTAGTCCATAACGGGATCATCGAGAACTACCAAGCACTTAAAGAAGAGCTTATCTCTGAAGGCTTTAACTTCCTAAGCCAAACTGACACCGAAACTATTGTTCACCTCTATGAGAAGTATTACAATCAATCCGAAGATCCGTTCAAGGCATTTGAACAGACCGTTAATCGTCTGGAAGGTGCATATGCTACCCTACTCATCTCAGAAAGTGCACCTGATACAATCTTTTTTGCCAAAAACGGTTCACCGATGCTGCTGGGATTTGACGGAGAGGAAATCTACTTTGCCTCTTCAGATACACCGATCATTGGGAAAGCAAGTGAAGTCTACTATCTTGAAGACGGCGAATACGGATATGCAAAAGAAGGGACAATAAAGCTTTTCAATGCCAACGGTGAAAAAAGTTTTACAAAACAACCTCTCAAAGCCGATAAGACATTGGCTCAAAAAGACGGCTACCGTTTCTTTATGGAAAAAGAGATCTATGAACAAAGCCGTGTGATGAGTGAAACAATGATGGGACGTGTACTTGATAAGGGTATCGAATTTGAAGAGCTCAGTAATGACTTCTTTAATGGTATTAACGCGATCAAAATCTGTGCATGCGGTACAAGTTATCACTCTGCACTGGCTGCTGCATATCTTTTTGAGCGTATTGCAAAAATACGCTGTGATGTAGAGATCGCATCAGAGTTCAGATATAAAGAACCTCTGCTTACACAAGATACACTCTTTATCACAATCTCCCAAAGTGGTGAAACTGCTGATACCCTTGAGGCACTGAAAATGGCAAAAGGCGCAGGACTTAAAAGTCTTAGTATCTGTAACGTAGACAACTCTTCTATCGTACGAGAAAGTGATGCAGCAATCCTTACACGTGCAGGAATAGAAAAAGGTGTTGCAAGTACCAAAGCTTTTGCCACACAGACGATGGTTCTTTGGATGCTTGCACTTTATGTAGGACAACAGAAAAATAGTGTTCCTACTGAACTATTGGCACGTGAGATCAATGCAATGCTTCATACCCCAAAAGCACTTATTGTCACTGATACACTCCATACAAAACTGCATAGACTTTCAAAGCGATACCTGCACGGGCATGGATTTTTCTTTATCGGACGTGATATCTTCTATCCGCTAGCGCTGGAAGGAGCCCTAAAACTTAAAGAGATCAGCTATCTTCATGCGGAAGGTTATCCAGCAGGAGAGATGAAACATGGTCCTATTGCACTGGCTGACAGTGAACTCTTTACAATTGCACTTATGCCAAAGAGTATGCATTACGAGAAGATTAAATCCAATGTAGAAGAGCTCAGTGCCAGAGATGCAACGATCTGTGCGATCTCTTCAGTACCGTTTGACCTGGCTGATGACTTCATCAAAACACAGTATGATTCTCACCCGATGCTGGAATTCTTTGAGATGATGGTTGTCACTCAGCTGCTTGCTCTCGAGATCTCTGTAAGATTGGGGAATGATGTGGATATGCCAAGAAACCTGGCAAAGAGTGTAACTGTGGAGTAATTACTCCGCAGTTTTCATATCGACCAATTCAGCCAATAGTTCTTCGATTTCATCATCTTCAAGTTCATTACGTTTCAACTCTTCAACGATCGCAAAACATTCTGTACGCATCTCACGTAACTCTGCAAGATCCTCTTTTTGCTCCTTTGAAGCATTTTTAGCCTTATCGATCTCTTCAAAAAGCTCATCTATCGCTACTTCTAGATCAGGGATCACTTCCAGTTCCAAAAGATTTTTCAGTTTTTCTGCTGATGTCATAGTCATATCCTATTAAAATGATTAACGTATTGTATCTAAATTATAGCCAGACATTTCTCTCAATACTTACTTCATATGTAACATTAATGTGTTATAGTATAGGTCATGAAAAAGTTCGTCTTACTCTACCTGCTGACTCTTGTACTACTCTTTGTCTTCTTCTATGCACATACATCGATCATTTCCAGAGTACTCAATGATACGCAAACCTCATTAACACTGATGATGCTCGAGCCTTTTTTAAAGTCCGGGCAGCTTCAAGGAAACGATATCATGATTACATCTTTCTACAAGATTATCATTACACAGGCATGTAACGGTATGATCCCTATCCTCTTTTACTTTGCTGCGATCTTAGCATACCCTTCAAGAGTTTGGATCAAACCTGTTTGGATGGGTGCAGGCTACCTCATCTTTACGCTAGTGAATGTTCTTCGTATCCTTATTGTGGTTTATTTTGTAGAACAACAAGGTGGTCGAGATAATTTCTATCTTGCCCATGACATTTTCGGAAATGCACTTTTAATGATCGTAGGGTTGGGACTTTTTATACTTTTTATCAAACATTCCAGGTCATCTTCTAGGTGATATCAAGAGGTAGCCTACTGCACCAAAGCTCTGAAAAAAGACAATACTATAACCTGTAGGCAGATCAAAATAATAAGAAACTACCAATGCCATACATGAAAAAAACAGTCCACTGCCCCATGCAACATAAAGTGGTGTGAACTTTTGTTGTGACAGTGCGATAAGTGCTGGAGCAACCAAGAGAACAAATACAACCAAGACCCCGGCAAGCTGTACTGATGAAGTGACTGTAAGTGCCAAGAGTATAAAAAAGCTCAATTCCCGTACCATACCTGTCATCTTGCGGTAAAGTGAAAACATAAGGATCGCAATCATACTATAAAGTATTGCCGGGATGATAAGATCATTTGGCGAAACAAAAAGTATATCTACTGCACTAAGCTTGGTAAAGAGTTCTGTACCCTGCGGGCTGTTTGAAAGCAAGATCATAATACTTGAAGCTCCAAAGGCATACAGTATCCCGATAAATGCTTCGATATGCTCGACATAGCGTGTCGCATAGGTGACAAGCAAAGCTCCAAGCATCGCAAAAAACAGTGTCAAGAGTGTCTGATAGTTCCCGTCTAAAAACCCGATGCTTATTGCCATCCCCACCGCAGCCATCTGACCGATGGCTAGATCAGTGAAAATCACACCTCTTTTAATGATCTCCATACCAAGGACTACATGGATAAACACCAAAAACACAATCAAAATAAATGACGGCCATAAAATCTCTATCAGTTGCATATCCTGCCTACAAGCGTATCATAAAATTTTTCAAGTGTCTGTGTACCTTTAAGCGCACCGACATCATGCGGTAACTTCACCACTTTTGCACCGCTCTTTGATGCGATAAAAGAAGCTGTTATGTCTTCATGGTACACATCTTGCAAGATGAGCTTAACGTTGTTTTGACGTATCTTGTTAATGAGATCCATTGTGTGTTTTGAGTTGGGTTTTACACCGGGTAACGGCTCTAGATTATCCAGTGACTTAATCTTATAGCGGTAAAGGAAATAGTTGAAAAGTTCATGATATTGAACCACTTTCATACCTTCACATTGTTTCATTTTCGCATCGTAAATTTTGAGCTTTTTGGTCCAACGTGTTTTGAATACTTCAAAATTTTTTTTGTAAAAAGGATAGTTCTCCTTATCAAGTACAGAAAGTTTAATCATAATCACTTCAGCAAGCGTAATAATGTTATGCGGATCCAAAATAAAATGTGGATTTCCTTCTTTATGTACATGTCCCATTGAACTGTCGATATGTGTGGGAATATCTTTGAGTTCGACATACTTGCTTAGATCCAAATATCCTTTAGCTTCTGTTTGAATTCTTGGATTGTTTGCCCTTTGAATCAGAGGAGGAAGCCAACCGATCTCAAGAGATGCTCCATTAAGTATCAATAGGTCACTGTCACGAAGTCCACTAATCAATGAAGGCTTTGGTACAACAAAGTGCGGATCCCAATTTCCTTGTGAAAGTAGCGTAATCTCTGCTTTATCTTTTGCGATCTCTTTGGTCAACTGTTCGATATAAGGGTAAGCTACTGCTATTTGCAGCTTAGCAAAAAGTGAAGTCGAAAAAATCAAAATTATCCATAATGCTCTCATCTGCTACCTCCTAAAATGCATGTGCACCATGTGCACCAAAAGCGTGGGTATATTGTAGGATGAGTTCATTCTTATTGTTCTTTTCACCCTCATCGGTATAGAGTGCACTGTTATAATTATACTGAAGTCTTAGACGACTCTTTTCAGAAAAATTGTACTCTACCATCATCGAAGTTATATACATAGCATCTGGTTGTAAACTTTTTATGTCATTGAGAAAAATATCATTTTGTGTGATACCGCTGTAACGTACCCCCGTTTTCCAATTTTTATCATGCTGATAAATGAGCTCACTATAGAATCCCGCTTGTTTTTTAAGCATATCCCCTTCTACTACAGCTCCCTCTGCATACTTTATACCATCCATCTTTCTATAGAGATATTCTCCTTGAAAACTGATAGCCTTATCCGCAGCGAAATAGTACTTGTATGTTAAATCTACTCCGTAAAGCTTGGTGTCTCCTGCAAAAGCATGCGGTTCTTCTGGATCTTCCAGATGGTCTAAGCGTGTATGACCGTTTGCATAACTCAATCCTGCCAAAAGTGTACCTCCTGTCATATCTAAAGAGGTCTTCAGATAACCAACATAAAGTGACGGATAGTTCGCATCACTCATACCATCTATAAACCCTTCATATCCAAAGCTCTGTTCATTTTCACCTCTCAATGCTTCGAACCCGACCATAATATAGTATGATGCAGGTAACACATACTGCAGCTGTGACCCTTCTTCCAATAGACCGTGATAACCTAAGAGTGCATTATAAATAAGCGGTATCTCAAAAAAGTTGTAACTGTGCTCGTGCTTGTTATTGAGATAACCAAAGTCACTTCTAAATTTACCGACTTTAATACTGAAACTATAAGGCAGCCCTCTAGTCTCACCAAAAAGTTCTTCCACTTCAAACATATCTTTGGTGATATGGAAGTTCCCTGAAAAATCCATTAAATCTGTTTGTGCACCAAAATGTAACTCGGCGTAATTAAAAGTAAAACCTTCATTTCCATCCAATGAGGCGTGCCCATGTCCTTCATGTTCTTCACCATGTCCTCCATGAACAAAACCCGGAATTTCCAAATGCTCTACTTCATCTTCATTGTCAAATTCTCTAACAGTGTAAGCGCCATCAACGATAAGTGACACTTGAAATAACTCTACAAAACTCTTCTCTGTCGTACTATTAATTTTTTTACTTTCCAAAAGGGATTCAAGT
This Sulfurovum zhangzhouensis DNA region includes the following protein-coding sequences:
- a CDS encoding exosortase/archaeosortase family protein; its protein translation is MKKFVLLYLLTLVLLFVFFYAHTSIISRVLNDTQTSLTLMMLEPFLKSGQLQGNDIMITSFYKIIITQACNGMIPILFYFAAILAYPSRVWIKPVWMGAGYLIFTLVNVLRILIVVYFVEQQGGRDNFYLAHDIFGNALLMIVGLGLFILFIKHSRSSSR
- a CDS encoding metal ABC transporter substrate-binding protein; this translates as MRALWIILIFSTSLFAKLQIAVAYPYIEQLTKEIAKDKAEITLLSQGNWDPHFVVPKPSLISGLRDSDLLILNGASLEIGWLPPLIQRANNPRIQTEAKGYLDLSKYVELKDIPTHIDSSMGHVHKEGNPHFILDPHNIITLAEVIMIKLSVLDKENYPFYKKNFEVFKTRWTKKLKIYDAKMKQCEGMKVVQYHELFNYFLYRYKIKSLDNLEPLPGVKPNSKHTMDLINKIRQNNVKLILQDVYHEDITASFIASKSGAKVVKLPHDVGALKGTQTLEKFYDTLVGRICN
- a CDS encoding metal ABC transporter permease; translation: MQLIEILWPSFILIVFLVFIHVVLGMEIIKRGVIFTDLAIGQMAAVGMAISIGFLDGNYQTLLTLFFAMLGALLVTYATRYVEHIEAFIGILYAFGASSIMILLSNSPQGTELFTKLSAVDILFVSPNDLIIPAILYSMIAILMFSLYRKMTGMVRELSFFILLALTVTSSVQLAGVLVVFVLLVAPALIALSQQKFTPLYVAWGSGLFFSCMALVVSYYFDLPTGYSIVFFQSFGAVGYLLISPRR